One segment of Proteus appendicitidis DNA contains the following:
- the mltD gene encoding murein transglycosylase D — protein sequence MKTKAILFSILLLAGCQQSENIKPNLSAITPTSTKGTATSHQPQYDVKTNLWGYVVSELKMDLPENERISQQELYFLNNPKHIQSVASRAEPYMYSIIDEIEKRELPMELALVPVVESAFNPHVTSSANAAGLWQFVPITGNYYGLAQNQWYDGRRDVMASTKAALDLLERLYVMFDSDWALALAAYNAGEGRVMQAIKANESQNLPTDYWSLSLPKETMNYVPKILALSKVIRENKQTITFPKSNYRDKALASFDVGEQITLNKVAELSQLPINTVKDYNPGYKRGITAPNGPHVIMLPRNKLDQFRNAFEDEAVLETIRLAVAKTNQSIKQEGVYKVRSGDSFYAIARRYNMSVKDLQRINGLNAKSTLLVGQTLKIHNAGSVSNTTITKPAKPSPSYYKVRQGDSYYSIARRHGINLKQLMSWNADIKMLKPGTQLTLYIK from the coding sequence ATGAAGACAAAAGCGATTTTGTTCTCCATATTGCTATTGGCGGGCTGTCAGCAATCTGAGAACATTAAACCTAATTTGTCTGCGATCACACCAACATCAACGAAAGGGACTGCAACTTCTCACCAACCTCAATATGATGTAAAAACCAATTTATGGGGTTATGTGGTAAGTGAATTGAAAATGGACCTCCCTGAAAATGAAAGGATCTCGCAGCAAGAATTATATTTTTTAAATAATCCCAAACATATACAGAGTGTTGCTTCTCGTGCTGAACCTTATATGTATTCGATTATTGATGAAATTGAAAAACGTGAATTACCGATGGAACTTGCACTTGTTCCTGTCGTTGAAAGTGCGTTTAATCCCCATGTTACCTCTTCTGCAAATGCCGCTGGTTTATGGCAATTTGTACCGATAACCGGTAATTACTATGGTTTGGCACAAAACCAATGGTATGACGGTCGTCGTGATGTTATGGCATCAACTAAAGCAGCCCTTGATTTACTAGAGCGCTTGTATGTGATGTTCGATAGTGATTGGGCACTTGCCCTTGCTGCTTATAACGCAGGCGAAGGTCGTGTTATGCAAGCAATAAAGGCAAATGAGAGTCAAAACTTACCAACAGACTATTGGTCGCTTTCTTTACCTAAAGAAACGATGAATTATGTGCCGAAAATTCTCGCGTTGAGCAAAGTTATTCGTGAAAACAAACAGACCATTACTTTTCCAAAAAGTAACTATCGAGATAAAGCATTAGCCTCATTTGATGTTGGCGAGCAAATCACGTTAAATAAAGTTGCTGAATTAAGTCAGTTACCTATTAATACCGTGAAAGATTATAACCCTGGTTATAAGCGTGGAATAACCGCACCGAATGGTCCTCATGTCATTATGTTGCCTCGCAATAAACTTGACCAATTCCGTAACGCTTTTGAGGATGAAGCGGTATTAGAAACAATTCGCTTGGCTGTTGCCAAAACGAATCAATCTATTAAGCAAGAAGGTGTTTATAAGGTTCGTTCAGGGGATTCGTTTTACGCTATTGCTCGTCGCTACAATATGAGTGTCAAAGACTTACAGCGTATTAATGGCTTAAATGCCAAGAGCACATTACTGGTTGGTCAAACATTAAAAATTCATAATGCTGGTAGTGTCAGTAATACCACGATAACGAAACCAGCAAAACCTTCACCCAGCTACTATAAAGTACGCCAAGGTGACTCTTATTACAGTATTGCCCGTCGCCACGGCATTAACCTAAAACAGTTAATGAGCTGGAATGCTGACATTAAAATGTTAAAACCGGGTACTCAATTAACACTGTATATAAAATAG
- a CDS encoding SLC13 family permease: MDASNLAPSAKSSPINKRGLIILAIDVVLLLLLLEFLPYDPKANAGLALMVFVGVLWLTEAIHVTITALFIPILAVVLGLMNTNESLKSFANPIIFLFFGGFALATALHIQGLDRLIANRLLMIAKGKLSIAVLLLFGVTALLSMWISNTATAAMMLPLVLGILSNLDIRSERNTFVFVLLGVAYSASIGGLGTLVGSPPNAIAAAQLNLDFITWMKYGIPIMLVLLPIMFIVMYLMLRPNLKHKFDLKLEVLEWNNKRVIAMTIFLVTVFCWIFSSFISSALGGVKDLDTVIAVSAAIVIGVTGVASWSQIQENTEWGVLMLFGGGLTLSAILQSSGASLVMADFMKETFGASHWFVIILAVTTFIIVLTEFTSNTASAALLVPIFATVAQALGMPVMALTMIIGIGASCAFMLPVATPPNAIVFGSGYIKQSEMVRVGGVLNLVCILVIALFAWFFWL, from the coding sequence ATGGACGCATCCAATTTAGCCCCATCGGCGAAGTCTAGCCCGATAAACAAACGAGGGTTAATTATTCTGGCTATCGATGTGGTGTTATTACTACTTTTGCTAGAATTTTTACCTTATGATCCAAAGGCCAATGCAGGTTTAGCATTAATGGTGTTTGTTGGGGTGTTATGGCTGACAGAAGCTATTCACGTTACGATAACAGCATTATTTATTCCTATATTAGCCGTTGTACTCGGGCTAATGAATACCAATGAGTCATTAAAATCATTTGCAAATCCCATTATTTTCTTATTCTTCGGTGGCTTTGCATTAGCGACAGCGCTTCATATTCAAGGGCTAGATCGCTTAATTGCTAACCGCTTGCTGATGATTGCAAAAGGTAAACTTTCAATCGCGGTATTGTTGTTATTTGGTGTAACTGCATTACTTTCAATGTGGATCAGTAACACAGCAACGGCTGCGATGATGCTCCCTTTAGTATTAGGTATTTTATCCAACTTAGATATTCGTTCAGAGCGTAATACTTTCGTATTCGTATTATTAGGTGTTGCTTATAGTGCAAGTATCGGTGGCTTAGGTACGTTGGTTGGTAGCCCTCCCAATGCGATTGCTGCGGCTCAATTGAATTTAGATTTTATTACGTGGATGAAATACGGTATTCCAATCATGTTAGTGTTATTGCCTATCATGTTTATTGTGATGTACCTGATGCTACGTCCTAATTTAAAACATAAATTTGATCTCAAATTAGAAGTGTTAGAGTGGAATAACAAACGTGTTATCGCCATGACTATCTTCTTAGTTACCGTATTTTGCTGGATCTTCAGCTCTTTCATCAGCAGTGCTCTTGGTGGTGTAAAAGATTTAGATACAGTTATTGCGGTTAGTGCGGCAATTGTTATCGGTGTAACAGGTGTAGCAAGCTGGAGCCAAATCCAAGAGAATACAGAGTGGGGTGTGTTAATGCTGTTCGGTGGTGGTTTAACACTGAGCGCTATTTTACAGTCTTCTGGTGCAAGCCTTGTGATGGCAGATTTCATGAAGGAAACCTTTGGTGCAAGCCACTGGTTCGTGATTATCCTTGCGGTAACAACCTTTATCATCGTATTAACTGAATTTACCAGTAATACCGCAAGTGCCGCGTTATTAGTACCTATCTTTGCAACAGTAGCACAAGCATTAGGTATGCCAGTAATGGCGTTAACGATGATTATCGGTATTGGTGCATCCTGTGCGTTTATGTTGCCTGTTGCAACTCCACCAAATGCGATTGTTTTTGGTTCAGGTTACATTAAACAAAGTGAAATGGTACGTGTCGGTGGTGTGCTGAACTTAGTATGTATCTTAGTTATCGCTCTGTTTGCTTGGTTCTTCTGGCTATAA
- the eno gene encoding phosphopyruvate hydratase, which produces MSKIVKVLGREIIDSRGNPTVEAEVHLEGGFVGMAAAPSGASTGSREALELRDGDKSRFLGKGVLKAVAAVNGPIAKAILGQDAKDQANIDKIMIDLDGTENKSNFGANAILAVSLANAKAAAAAKGMPLYEHISDLNGTHGQYSMPLPMMNIINGGEHADNNVDIQEFMIQPVGAPSLKEAVRMGSEIFHHLAKVLKAKGMNTAVGDEGGYAPNLESNAAALAAIKEAVEKAGYVLGKDVTLAMDCAASEFYNNETGNYELKGEGKTFTSQEFTHYLEELTKQYPIVSIEDGLNESDWDGFAYQTKVLGDKIQLVGDDLFVTNTKILKEGIDKGIANSILIKFNQIGSLTETLAAIKMAKDAGYTAVISHRSGETEDATIADLAVGTAAGQIKTGSMSRSDRVAKYNQLIRIEEALGNKAPFNGLKEVKGQA; this is translated from the coding sequence ATGTCCAAAATCGTTAAAGTACTTGGTCGTGAAATTATTGATTCTCGTGGCAACCCAACAGTTGAAGCAGAAGTTCACTTAGAAGGTGGTTTTGTTGGTATGGCGGCTGCTCCATCAGGTGCATCAACAGGTTCTCGCGAAGCTTTAGAATTACGTGATGGTGATAAATCACGTTTCTTAGGTAAAGGTGTTCTGAAAGCGGTTGCTGCTGTTAATGGTCCAATCGCTAAAGCGATCCTTGGCCAAGATGCAAAAGACCAAGCTAACATCGATAAAATCATGATCGATTTAGATGGTACTGAAAACAAATCAAACTTTGGTGCAAACGCAATCCTAGCGGTTTCTTTAGCAAACGCAAAAGCAGCAGCAGCTGCGAAAGGTATGCCTTTGTACGAGCACATTTCTGATCTGAACGGTACTCACGGTCAATATTCTATGCCTCTGCCAATGATGAACATCATCAACGGTGGTGAGCACGCAGATAACAACGTTGATATCCAAGAATTCATGATCCAACCAGTTGGCGCGCCTTCTCTGAAAGAAGCAGTGCGTATGGGTTCAGAAATCTTCCATCACTTAGCAAAAGTGCTGAAAGCAAAAGGTATGAACACTGCAGTTGGTGACGAAGGTGGTTATGCACCAAACTTAGAATCTAACGCTGCTGCATTAGCTGCTATCAAAGAAGCAGTTGAGAAAGCGGGTTACGTTTTAGGTAAAGACGTTACTCTGGCTATGGACTGTGCAGCTTCTGAGTTCTACAACAATGAAACAGGTAACTACGAACTGAAAGGCGAAGGCAAAACCTTCACTTCACAAGAGTTCACTCATTATTTAGAAGAACTGACTAAACAATACCCAATCGTTTCTATCGAAGATGGTTTAAACGAATCTGACTGGGATGGTTTCGCATACCAAACTAAAGTTCTTGGTGACAAAATCCAACTGGTTGGTGACGACCTGTTTGTAACTAACACTAAGATCCTGAAAGAAGGTATCGATAAAGGCATCGCTAACTCAATTCTGATCAAATTCAACCAAATCGGTTCACTGACAGAAACTTTAGCAGCAATCAAAATGGCGAAAGATGCAGGCTACACAGCAGTTATCTCTCACCGTTCTGGTGAAACTGAAGATGCAACTATCGCTGACTTAGCAGTGGGTACAGCAGCAGGCCAAATCAAAACAGGTTCTATGAGCCGTTCTGACCGTGTTGCTAAATATAACCAACTGATCCGTATCGAAGAAGCATTAGGTAACAAAGCACCTTTCAACGGTCTGAAAGAAGTTAAAGGTCAAGCATAA
- a CDS encoding methyltransferase domain-containing protein codes for MKAARSVKPITMPDSWRDIPWGEYYRMAIELRLQNWWPKMYGFHLLKLGQLSAELDTKLSIVSHQVNVTSNAINADVIASLDYLPFENKSIDVCLMAHVLDYSADPHWLLREADRVLIDDGWIVLTSFNPISLLGLGKCTPLLRQKQPYSSRMFSLRRQIDWLSVLNYEVMTQQNFQIMPFSRPIKRDGSRYHIGGCLNLIIARKRTLPLTPTALKFALPRLSVKGRVLGATRNRSEP; via the coding sequence ATGAAAGCAGCGCGTTCAGTAAAACCAATTACAATGCCAGATTCTTGGCGTGATATTCCTTGGGGGGAATATTATCGCATGGCGATTGAATTGCGTTTACAAAACTGGTGGCCGAAAATGTATGGCTTTCATTTGCTAAAACTCGGTCAACTCAGTGCCGAACTTGATACCAAATTAAGTATCGTTTCACATCAAGTCAATGTGACATCGAATGCAATAAATGCGGATGTTATTGCGTCCTTAGATTATCTACCCTTTGAAAATAAATCGATAGATGTTTGCCTTATGGCTCATGTACTTGATTATAGTGCAGATCCTCATTGGCTATTAAGAGAAGCTGACCGTGTTTTAATTGATGATGGCTGGATAGTATTAACGAGCTTTAACCCTATTAGTTTATTAGGGCTAGGTAAATGTACGCCTCTTTTACGACAAAAGCAGCCTTATTCAAGTCGTATGTTTTCACTTCGACGCCAAATTGATTGGCTTAGTGTGTTAAATTACGAAGTCATGACACAACAGAATTTCCAAATTATGCCATTTTCAAGACCAATAAAACGTGATGGTAGCCGCTATCACATCGGTGGCTGTTTAAATTTAATTATTGCTCGTAAAAGAACGCTTCCTTTAACACCCACGGCATTGAAATTTGCATTGCCACGCCTGAGTGTAAAAGGTCGAGTTTTAGGCGCTACACGCAATCGCTCAGAGCCATAA
- the gloB gene encoding hydroxyacylglutathione hydrolase yields MELIRIPALSDNYIWLLSNENSECVIVDPSQAKPVIEMLSQRSLTPIAILLTHHHEDHVGGVAELVKKYPNIDVFGPQETQSKGAENIIHNQERIIVGTFTFNVIGTPGHTLGHVAYYCEPYLFCGDTLFSGGCGRLFEGTAQQMFSSLQRLSALPDNTLICCAHEYTLSNMTFAHHIMPENALITDYLAQVSEMRKNLQPTVPITLKNEKNINLFLKSDDIDLQRILDITTNTYAPIKTFTKLRELKDNF; encoded by the coding sequence ATGGAGCTTATCAGAATTCCTGCTTTATCCGATAACTACATTTGGCTATTAAGTAATGAAAATAGTGAATGTGTGATTGTAGACCCGTCACAAGCCAAACCTGTTATTGAAATGCTCTCACAACGTTCACTAACGCCTATCGCGATTTTATTAACCCACCATCATGAGGATCATGTTGGTGGCGTTGCCGAGCTTGTAAAAAAATATCCTAACATTGACGTTTTTGGCCCACAAGAAACACAAAGTAAAGGGGCTGAAAATATTATTCATAATCAAGAACGCATCATTGTTGGCACCTTCACTTTTAATGTGATTGGCACACCGGGCCATACATTAGGTCATGTTGCTTATTACTGTGAACCATATTTATTTTGTGGTGATACACTTTTTTCTGGTGGTTGTGGTCGTTTATTCGAAGGCACCGCACAACAAATGTTTAGTTCATTACAAAGATTGAGTGCTTTACCTGATAACACATTAATTTGTTGCGCTCATGAATACACCCTATCAAATATGACCTTTGCGCATCATATCATGCCAGAAAATGCACTTATTACCGATTATTTAGCCCAAGTTAGTGAAATGCGTAAAAATTTACAACCAACTGTGCCAATAACACTGAAAAACGAAAAGAATATTAATCTTTTTTTGAAATCTGACGATATTGATTTGCAAAGGATTTTAGATATAACCACTAATACTTATGCTCCAATTAAGACATTTACAAAATTAAGAGAATTAAAAGACAACTTTTAA
- the pyrG gene encoding glutamine hydrolyzing CTP synthase, with translation MKTNYIFVTGGVVSSLGKGIAAASLAAILEARGLNVTMMKLDPYINVDPGTMSPIQHGEVFVTDDGAETDLDLGHYERFIRTKMTRRNNFTTGRVYSEVLRKERRGDYLGATIQVIPHITNEIKERIIRGGEGHDVVLVEVGGTVGDIESLPFLEAIRQMAAEVGREHTFYLHLTLVPYLAASGEVKTKPTQHSVKELLSIGIQPDALICRSDRVIPANERAKIALFCNVPEKAVISLKDVDSIYKIPALLKSQGLDDYICKRFSLDCPVANLAEWEQVIYEEANPEGEVTIGMVGKYVELPDAYKSVIEALKHGGFKSRVTVNIKLIDSQDVETRGVEMLKGLDAILVPGGFGERGVEGKIMAAQYARENKIPYLGICLGMQVAMIEFARNVVGMEGANSTEFAPDCKYPVIALITEWRDEDGNVEMRSEDSDLGGTMRLGAQPCHLSGDSLVRTLYGKNTITERHRHRYEVNNLLLKRIEDAGLRIAGRSVDNKLVEIIENPNHPWFVACQFHPEFTSTPRDGHPLFAGFVKAAFDNQKGLLK, from the coding sequence ATGAAAACGAATTATATTTTTGTGACCGGCGGGGTCGTATCCTCTCTGGGTAAAGGCATTGCCGCAGCCTCTCTGGCGGCTATACTCGAAGCCCGTGGACTCAATGTCACCATGATGAAGTTGGATCCGTATATCAACGTCGATCCAGGTACTATGAGCCCAATTCAGCACGGGGAAGTCTTCGTCACTGACGATGGTGCTGAAACTGATCTCGACTTAGGGCACTATGAGCGCTTTATTCGCACGAAAATGACTCGTCGTAATAACTTCACGACAGGTCGCGTATACTCTGAAGTATTACGTAAAGAGCGCCGTGGTGACTATCTTGGGGCTACAATTCAAGTTATTCCTCATATCACTAATGAAATCAAAGAACGTATTATCCGTGGCGGTGAAGGCCATGATGTCGTTTTAGTTGAAGTCGGAGGGACAGTTGGTGATATCGAATCTTTACCATTCTTAGAAGCGATTCGCCAAATGGCAGCAGAAGTAGGCCGCGAGCATACATTCTACCTGCATTTAACTTTGGTGCCTTATTTAGCCGCTTCTGGTGAAGTGAAAACCAAACCAACTCAGCATTCAGTAAAAGAATTACTGTCGATCGGTATCCAACCTGATGCGTTGATTTGCCGTTCAGACCGCGTTATTCCTGCAAACGAACGTGCCAAAATTGCACTGTTCTGTAATGTACCAGAGAAAGCGGTTATTTCATTAAAAGACGTCGATTCCATTTATAAAATCCCTGCACTATTGAAATCACAGGGATTAGATGATTATATCTGTAAACGATTCAGCTTAGATTGCCCAGTTGCAAATCTTGCAGAGTGGGAACAAGTTATTTACGAAGAAGCAAATCCTGAAGGCGAAGTGACCATTGGTATGGTGGGTAAATATGTTGAATTACCAGATGCCTATAAATCAGTGATTGAAGCATTAAAACATGGTGGTTTCAAAAGCCGTGTTACTGTAAATATCAAACTAATTGATTCACAAGACGTTGAAACCCGTGGCGTAGAAATGCTTAAAGGGTTAGATGCAATCTTAGTACCGGGTGGTTTTGGTGAACGTGGTGTTGAGGGCAAAATTATGGCTGCTCAATATGCACGCGAAAATAAAATCCCTTACTTGGGCATTTGCTTAGGTATGCAGGTTGCTATGATTGAGTTTGCACGTAATGTCGTTGGTATGGAAGGCGCAAACTCCACTGAATTTGCACCAGATTGTAAATATCCTGTTATTGCATTAATCACCGAATGGCGTGATGAAGACGGTAATGTCGAAATGCGTTCAGAAGACAGTGATTTAGGTGGCACGATGCGCCTTGGTGCTCAGCCTTGCCATTTAAGTGGTGATAGCTTAGTACGTACTCTGTATGGCAAAAACACCATTACAGAGCGCCATCGTCACCGTTATGAAGTAAATAATTTGCTATTAAAACGTATCGAAGATGCGGGTTTACGTATCGCAGGTCGTTCAGTAGATAACAAGCTGGTGGAAATTATTGAAAATCCAAACCATCCTTGGTTTGTTGCTTGTCAGTTCCACCCAGAGTTTACCTCAACGCCGCGTGACGGCCATCCGTTATTTGCAGGCTTTGTGAAAGCAGCCTTTGATAACCAAAAAGGTCTGCTGAAATAG
- the dnaQ gene encoding DNA polymerase III subunit epsilon, producing the protein MSTPITRQIVLDTETTGMNKLGVHYEGHNIIEIGAVEVINRRLTGRNFHVYIKPERLVDPEAFEVHGISDEFLEDCPSFADIADEFLEYIRGAELIIHNASFDIGFMDYEFRKLNRDIPPTETFCQITDSLAMARALFPGKRNNLDALCDRYLIDNSKRTLHGALLDAEILSDVYLAMTGGQTALAFSMEGESSNEQEQNDIQRIERPVSGLRVIRATAEELAEHESRLDLVEKKGGHCLWRPASNDESV; encoded by the coding sequence ATGAGCACTCCAATCACACGACAAATTGTACTTGATACCGAAACCACCGGTATGAATAAGCTGGGCGTTCATTATGAAGGTCATAATATCATTGAAATTGGTGCCGTGGAGGTTATCAATCGTCGATTAACAGGGCGAAATTTCCATGTTTATATTAAGCCCGAAAGATTAGTTGATCCCGAAGCGTTTGAAGTTCACGGTATTAGTGACGAGTTTTTAGAGGATTGTCCTTCTTTTGCTGATATTGCTGATGAATTTTTAGAATATATTCGTGGCGCAGAGCTGATCATTCATAACGCATCGTTCGATATTGGCTTTATGGATTATGAGTTTAGAAAGCTTAATCGTGATATTCCGCCTACCGAAACGTTCTGCCAAATTACCGATAGCCTTGCAATGGCAAGGGCATTATTCCCCGGTAAACGAAATAACCTTGATGCCTTATGTGATAGATACTTAATAGATAACTCTAAACGTACTCTTCACGGCGCGTTATTGGATGCTGAAATACTTTCTGACGTTTACTTGGCAATGACCGGTGGACAAACAGCATTAGCGTTTTCAATGGAAGGCGAATCAAGTAACGAGCAAGAGCAAAATGATATTCAGCGTATCGAACGCCCAGTTTCAGGATTAAGAGTCATAAGAGCCACCGCAGAAGAACTTGCTGAACACGAATCTCGATTAGATTTAGTTGAGAAAAAAGGCGGGCATTGTTTGTGGCGTCCAGCATCAAATGATGAGTCAGTTTGA
- the mazG gene encoding nucleoside triphosphate pyrophosphohydrolase produces MSENREIFRLLEIMAQLRDPNTGCEWDKVQTFDTIAPYTLEETYEVLDAITRKDFADLKEELGDLLYQVVFYSRMAQEQNLFDFNDVCEAISNKLERRHPHIFVSESDNNFATEKHRWEKLKAQEREAKALFSLLDDIPVSLPALMKAEKIQKRCASVGFDWNELEPVLGKVYEEIDEVMAEVKKEPQDASRIEDELGDLLFSVVNLSRHLKQKPEQALNRACRKFEQRFRFVEKTLSEEGIGIENASLEEMEICWQKAKGQQVE; encoded by the coding sequence ATGTCAGAAAATCGTGAAATCTTTCGTTTATTAGAAATTATGGCACAGCTACGTGATCCTAATACTGGATGTGAATGGGATAAAGTGCAGACTTTTGACACTATTGCACCTTATACATTAGAAGAAACCTATGAAGTATTAGATGCCATTACGCGCAAAGATTTTGCTGATTTAAAAGAAGAGTTAGGCGATTTGCTTTATCAAGTCGTTTTTTATTCACGAATGGCACAAGAGCAAAATCTATTTGATTTTAATGATGTCTGTGAAGCCATTAGCAATAAATTAGAACGTCGCCATCCTCATATTTTTGTATCTGAAAGTGACAATAATTTCGCCACCGAAAAGCACCGTTGGGAAAAGCTCAAAGCTCAAGAGCGTGAAGCTAAAGCTCTATTTTCATTGTTAGATGATATCCCTGTGTCATTGCCCGCTTTAATGAAAGCCGAAAAAATCCAAAAACGGTGTGCTTCTGTGGGATTCGATTGGAATGAACTAGAGCCTGTTTTAGGTAAAGTTTATGAAGAAATTGATGAAGTGATGGCTGAAGTGAAAAAAGAGCCTCAAGATGCCTCTCGAATTGAAGATGAGTTAGGTGATTTACTGTTTTCTGTGGTGAATTTATCACGCCATTTAAAACAAAAACCTGAACAAGCACTCAATCGAGCATGCAGAAAATTTGAACAACGCTTTCGTTTTGTTGAAAAAACGCTCTCAGAAGAAGGTATAGGCATAGAAAATGCCTCATTGGAAGAGATGGAGATCTGTTGGCAGAAAGCAAAAGGACAACAGGTTGAGTGA
- the rnhA gene encoding ribonuclease HI, translating to MHKQVEIFTDGSCLGNPGPGGYGAILRYQQHEKTLSEGFFMTTNNRMELLAAIVALETLKFPCKITLTTDSQYVRQGITQWIHSWKKRQWRKADKSPVLNVDLWKRLDSAITRHEIEWHWVKGHAGHDENERCDELAKTAAQSPTQEDTGYIESQKDKT from the coding sequence ATGCACAAGCAGGTAGAAATATTCACCGATGGTTCATGCTTAGGCAACCCAGGCCCTGGTGGTTATGGCGCTATTTTACGCTATCAACAACATGAAAAAACCCTAAGTGAAGGTTTTTTTATGACCACCAATAACCGAATGGAACTTCTTGCCGCTATCGTAGCATTAGAAACATTAAAATTCCCTTGTAAAATTACACTGACAACAGATAGCCAATATGTCAGACAAGGTATCACACAGTGGATCCATAGCTGGAAAAAGCGCCAATGGCGTAAAGCTGATAAAAGCCCTGTGCTTAATGTCGATTTATGGAAACGCTTAGATAGTGCTATTACTCGTCATGAAATCGAATGGCATTGGGTAAAAGGTCATGCTGGTCATGATGAAAATGAACGTTGTGATGAATTAGCAAAAACGGCGGCTCAATCACCTACACAAGAAGACACTGGTTATATTGAAAGCCAGAAAGATAAAACATAA